Proteins co-encoded in one Sulfurospirillum arsenophilum NBRC 109478 genomic window:
- a CDS encoding site-specific integrase produces MQNNISSPATTDPKIIFVETLPLVNMTCSFLIQQNKPLTIIEDYCCFLDFFLSEIVANGQAGKTLNNDKFKYQRGSMDFVNISKAIKKIYLIDGDTAILRLVKEPHLHVYKYIHGATYQELVSIYLSKQTQFNAQNIKTSVQYMLDWFFLWLWDKGDLLFPNAMAYDYFYSRNYGANYFFKDNLIFKAINENINLKQNVEHSGAKTISQKNVMAGRIISSTQWKQLDQVIEIDLTNFENSANIKLIADKNSWRPKAFISVLNNLRWALIKIGYHEIKNPAFEAGEKIRQSKTPSGKSFFIELDTSIHQNFSYLKIQVLSFIQHLENEKLAATTIKGIIYRLKRFFEFLMDNFPKQQYNEAFFGHFYENTNSKTYALLGGENDAKTTLIALARFLKYAGLMPAYAIKFIPETAKKAISNRKAMPKKMIRHLREILVERPPITKVRWNPNKADLSWWPHKDVYPPLALMLLFHLYVPLRGEQVRNLCRKNSLVFDDIGDVESFIINTDKNVNRSELQKIPNVWEDLKIFKDFYKWHMEYFPVIPKKTYHNDPNTPWEKYEPLMIMPSTFMPISHSYHKDYMYRLFAKYQIEANNQLIQEGLEPNIKIIYFKDRRPFPLNHKEIDCMTTETIVKDIQCAYDIHSFRITGATRYLQEGLGVNLVMQLTGHTNANTLLGIYVRLTTDEKKKTLTSAISKLFFGDDETLVENTKKFVLEEIPNQYNVSDPNEISKAFEDNGLFSLLRKKDPEQYGTTKSILGVTIASSKHPSEWFPMIHGICPGVKCPEGRERMCSLCPYLITGKLFLNGITHQANLALAKMHRLAIEIEEENKCNYSNNPKSERFEVAVEEVMGWYEILQKIEINTAFNDSGDTINHQNAYPSLHNKKQNKIFDMVVRPTEIAYLENTYKAFQLGAEKDSYSIAALTIAAFNLAIHNKEIEKISNFSNNDKAMIDYVMQYYLEAQQNDALSDFIAKMKINAPQIINQNTILY; encoded by the coding sequence ATGCAAAATAATATTTCTAGTCCTGCTACCACTGACCCAAAAATAATTTTTGTAGAGACCCTCCCTTTAGTCAATATGACTTGTTCATTTCTTATTCAGCAAAACAAACCACTTACCATTATTGAAGATTATTGTTGCTTCCTTGACTTTTTTCTCTCTGAAATTGTAGCTAATGGACAAGCAGGGAAAACATTAAACAACGATAAATTTAAATATCAACGCGGTTCAATGGATTTTGTCAATATTTCTAAAGCCATAAAAAAAATTTATCTCATAGATGGAGATACTGCTATTTTGAGACTTGTGAAAGAACCACATTTACATGTATATAAATATATTCATGGAGCTACCTATCAAGAATTAGTATCCATATATCTCTCAAAGCAAACACAATTTAATGCTCAAAACATCAAAACTAGTGTGCAATATATGCTCGATTGGTTTTTTTTATGGCTATGGGATAAAGGAGATCTTCTGTTCCCAAATGCTATGGCCTATGATTATTTTTATTCAAGAAACTATGGAGCGAACTATTTCTTCAAAGATAATTTGATTTTCAAAGCGATCAATGAGAACATAAATCTTAAACAAAATGTTGAACATTCTGGAGCAAAAACAATATCTCAAAAAAATGTGATGGCTGGTCGCATTATCTCATCAACACAGTGGAAACAGCTTGATCAAGTCATAGAAATTGATCTAACAAACTTTGAAAATTCAGCCAATATAAAACTCATTGCAGACAAAAATTCTTGGAGACCTAAAGCGTTTATCTCTGTCCTCAATAATCTTAGATGGGCACTTATAAAAATAGGATATCACGAAATAAAAAACCCCGCATTTGAAGCAGGCGAAAAGATTAGACAATCAAAGACACCTTCAGGTAAAAGCTTTTTTATAGAATTAGATACTTCAATTCATCAGAATTTTTCATATCTAAAAATTCAAGTATTAAGCTTTATTCAACACCTTGAAAATGAAAAATTAGCTGCTACAACAATTAAAGGAATTATTTATAGACTAAAAAGGTTCTTTGAATTTTTAATGGATAATTTTCCAAAACAACAATATAACGAAGCTTTTTTTGGTCATTTCTATGAGAACACTAATAGCAAAACTTATGCATTACTTGGTGGAGAAAACGATGCAAAAACAACACTTATCGCTTTAGCAAGATTTCTAAAATATGCTGGATTAATGCCTGCCTATGCAATAAAATTTATACCAGAAACTGCTAAAAAAGCTATAAGTAATAGAAAAGCTATGCCAAAAAAAATGATTAGACATCTTCGAGAAATCTTAGTAGAAAGACCCCCTATTACAAAAGTCAGATGGAATCCTAATAAAGCTGATTTATCTTGGTGGCCACACAAAGATGTTTATCCACCTTTGGCACTCATGTTGTTATTTCATTTATATGTACCTCTACGTGGAGAACAAGTCAGGAACCTTTGTAGAAAAAACTCTTTAGTTTTTGATGATATTGGCGATGTAGAATCTTTTATCATAAATACAGATAAAAATGTCAATCGAAGTGAATTACAGAAAATTCCAAATGTATGGGAAGATCTTAAAATATTTAAAGATTTCTATAAATGGCACATGGAATATTTCCCAGTAATTCCAAAAAAAACTTATCATAATGACCCTAACACTCCTTGGGAAAAATATGAACCTTTAATGATTATGCCTTCCACGTTTATGCCAATTAGTCATAGTTATCACAAAGATTATATGTACCGATTATTTGCAAAATATCAAATAGAAGCCAATAATCAACTTATTCAAGAGGGGTTAGAACCAAATATTAAAATAATCTATTTTAAAGATCGAAGACCTTTCCCCCTCAACCATAAAGAAATCGATTGTATGACAACAGAAACAATAGTAAAAGATATACAATGTGCTTACGATATTCACTCATTTAGAATTACTGGAGCGACCAGATACCTGCAAGAAGGCTTAGGAGTCAATCTTGTTATGCAATTAACTGGACATACAAATGCAAATACACTTTTAGGCATTTATGTTCGATTAACGACAGATGAGAAAAAGAAAACACTTACAAGTGCCATTTCAAAACTCTTTTTTGGTGACGATGAGACACTTGTTGAAAATACAAAAAAATTTGTATTGGAAGAAATACCAAATCAATATAACGTATCAGATCCAAATGAAATTTCAAAGGCATTCGAAGATAATGGACTTTTTTCACTTTTGAGAAAAAAAGATCCTGAACAATATGGGACAACAAAATCTATATTAGGTGTAACCATTGCATCATCAAAGCATCCTTCTGAATGGTTTCCAATGATACATGGTATTTGCCCAGGTGTAAAATGTCCTGAAGGGAGAGAAAGAATGTGCTCTTTATGCCCATATCTCATTACTGGGAAGCTTTTCCTTAATGGAATAACACATCAAGCTAATTTAGCTCTAGCAAAAATGCATAGGCTTGCTATTGAGATAGAAGAAGAGAATAAGTGTAACTATAGTAATAATCCAAAATCTGAAAGATTTGAAGTAGCTGTTGAAGAAGTTATGGGATGGTATGAAATCCTTCAGAAAATAGAAATAAATACAGCGTTTAACGATTCAGGAGATACAATTAATCATCAAAATGCATATCCTTCACTTCATAATAAAAAACAAAATAAAATATTTGATATGGTTGTACGGCCAACAGAAATTGCTTATCTTGAAAATACTTATAAGGCTTTTCAATTGGGAGCAGAAAAAGATTCATACTCCATTGCTGCATTAACAATAGCGGCATTCAATCTAGCAATTCATAATAAAGAAATAGAAAAAATATCAAATTTTTCAAATAATGACAAAGCGATGATTGATTATGTTATGCAATATTATCTTGAGGCACAACAAAATGATGCTCTTTCAGATTTTATTGCAAAAATGAAAATCAACGCTCCTCAAATAATTAATCAGAATACTATTTTATATTAG
- a CDS encoding GmrSD restriction endonuclease domain-containing protein, whose translation MKIELKEITIRELTNGYQDNEENGVLGYDGKLDIRPPYQREFVYKDKQREAVIDTVMQDFPLNVMYWAVKEDGNYEVIDGQQRTISIAQYINSDFSYMMRYFHNLHKDEKEKILNYKLMVYFCKGEPSEKLEWFKTINIAGEKLTDQELRNAVFSGSWVSDAKRYFSKNGCVAYNKANKYLSGTVNRQEYLETAIEWIAKSKSTTIENYMAMHQHDENASELWVYFQSVINWVEVLFTEYHKEMKGLDWGSFYFNYGKNSYDPIKLKQRVSELRKDEDVTSKKGIYEYLLSGKEKHLNIRPFSENQKIECYEKQKGICVICKEHFKIEEMEADHITPWYSGGKTDTLNCQMLCQECNRRKSGK comes from the coding sequence ATGAAAATTGAACTTAAAGAGATAACTATACGAGAGCTTACAAATGGCTATCAAGATAATGAAGAAAATGGTGTTTTGGGCTATGATGGAAAATTAGATATTCGTCCACCGTATCAACGCGAATTTGTTTATAAAGATAAACAGCGTGAAGCTGTTATTGATACTGTTATGCAAGATTTTCCACTTAACGTGATGTATTGGGCAGTCAAAGAAGATGGCAATTACGAAGTTATAGATGGGCAACAGCGAACGATATCTATTGCACAATATATTAACAGTGACTTTTCATATATGATGCGTTATTTTCATAATTTACATAAAGATGAAAAAGAAAAAATCCTCAATTACAAACTTATGGTTTATTTTTGCAAGGGAGAGCCTAGTGAAAAATTGGAATGGTTTAAAACCATTAATATTGCTGGTGAGAAATTAACAGACCAAGAATTAAGGAATGCTGTATTTAGTGGGAGTTGGGTTAGTGATGCAAAACGATATTTTAGTAAAAATGGTTGTGTGGCATACAACAAAGCTAATAAATACTTAAGTGGTACTGTAAATAGACAAGAATATCTTGAAACAGCAATAGAATGGATTGCAAAAAGTAAAAGCACTACCATTGAAAACTATATGGCGATGCACCAGCACGATGAAAATGCAAGTGAGCTATGGGTTTATTTCCAAAGTGTGATTAATTGGGTAGAAGTCCTTTTTACAGAATATCACAAAGAAATGAAAGGGCTAGATTGGGGCTCGTTTTATTTTAATTATGGAAAAAATAGTTATGACCCTATCAAACTCAAACAAAGAGTTTCAGAACTAAGAAAAGATGAAGATGTAACAAGTAAAAAAGGAATTTATGAATATCTCTTAAGTGGTAAAGAAAAGCATCTCAATATTAGACCTTTTAGCGAAAATCAAAAAATAGAGTGTTATGAGAAACAAAAAGGGATATGTGTCATTTGTAAAGAACATTTCAAAATTGAAGAAATGGAAGCAGATCATATCACACCTTGGTATTCAGGTGGTAAAACAGACACTCTAAATTGTCAAATGCTATGTCAAGAATGCAACAGAAGAAAATCTGGGAAATAG
- a CDS encoding tyrosine-type recombinase/integrase, producing the protein MLINISGVFRISVIIENNVVDIYNSDKWCIWMSNLKNYSTSTIIQYMKSVERFFIWGCHNPQNEESFPFYLAHYRQALLAGFVIYDHDEEGNEFILCKSQQLSKKTINKELEGIKSYYRFIDESRLFDTLVIDQRYESTRSSKGLLAGIQIKKSDDYLQAFGKREEFLRAFRTPKSTEESIKAFPFILYDKLLTHAKPRERLIFLLCGACSARIGQTLNLTLQDIDFDKKEVWLIDPLSDQKDQYGIPRRKWLSEVYGIDVKSHIEHSKKDFRFKYPIPLKREPLFWLAEDKYKDIFFKTLLEYTASPQYNIARIKKVPHPFIFMTISGARLTQASVLRSMKNIFLKIESDLLKRKKLMNLGPHSLRHMFGSAMAEIYALTGDESLIYVCKEAMGHASLDSTMIYFNMLPETKKKLIAEVSRKIMDQKQG; encoded by the coding sequence ATGCTCATTAATATTAGTGGCGTTTTTAGAATTTCTGTAATTATAGAAAACAATGTAGTTGATATTTACAATTCAGATAAATGGTGTATCTGGATGTCTAATCTCAAAAATTACTCAACTTCAACCATTATTCAATATATGAAAAGTGTTGAAAGATTTTTTATTTGGGGATGCCATAATCCTCAAAATGAAGAGTCATTTCCATTTTATCTCGCACACTATCGGCAAGCTCTTCTTGCTGGCTTTGTTATTTATGACCATGATGAAGAAGGAAATGAATTTATATTATGTAAATCTCAGCAACTTTCAAAAAAAACGATTAATAAAGAATTGGAAGGCATTAAAAGTTATTATAGATTTATTGATGAAAGTAGACTTTTTGATACCTTAGTTATTGATCAAAGATATGAATCTACAAGAAGCTCAAAAGGTTTATTAGCAGGTATCCAAATAAAAAAAAGTGATGACTATTTGCAAGCTTTTGGTAAAAGAGAAGAGTTTTTAAGGGCTTTTCGTACACCAAAAAGCACAGAAGAATCTATTAAAGCATTTCCTTTTATACTCTATGATAAATTACTTACTCACGCGAAGCCGAGAGAAAGGCTGATTTTTTTACTCTGTGGCGCTTGCTCAGCAAGAATTGGACAAACACTTAATTTAACTTTGCAAGATATTGACTTTGATAAAAAAGAAGTTTGGCTTATTGATCCTCTATCTGATCAAAAAGATCAATATGGCATTCCTAGAAGAAAATGGCTAAGTGAAGTATATGGAATTGATGTCAAGTCTCATATAGAGCATTCAAAAAAAGATTTTAGATTTAAATATCCTATACCACTCAAAAGAGAGCCTTTATTTTGGTTAGCAGAAGACAAATATAAAGATATATTTTTTAAAACGCTTCTTGAATATACGGCATCCCCGCAATACAACATTGCAAGAATTAAAAAAGTACCCCACCCTTTTATATTTATGACTATTTCAGGTGCACGTCTAACTCAAGCCTCAGTTCTACGAAGTATGAAAAACATTTTTTTAAAAATAGAATCTGACTTATTAAAACGAAAAAAACTAATGAATTTAGGACCGCATTCATTAAGACATATGTTTGGTTCAGCAATGGCAGAAATATATGCTCTAACAGGTGATGAATCATTAATATATGTCTGTAAAGAGGCTATGGGACATGCATCACTTGATTCTACAATGATATATTTCAATATGCTACCAGAAACTAAAAAAAAGCTCATTGCAGAAGTCTCAAGAAAAATTATGGATCAAAAACAAGGATAA
- a CDS encoding endonuclease/exonuclease/phosphatase family protein has translation MYGEENLFDAKVDGTEYEEYKPNNKHGWNEAMLQIKIAHIARVISDMDADIIALAEVENKVVLEKLNAALGAKAYPYLFYPNKKERVNIETALLSRFPIEKTATIAIKDQARGIHRITLKIENKRLDVYINHWPAQKEKEEERLLYATTLHNALLKEEGREYVLLGDFNSPYQVQKDWGMGFVNVLKTGDKSALFYNLWYDLPQDKRYSHSYGKQKATLDHIVIPKTLSDGKGIDYNPSSLTVFSRPYMLDEQGNPNRWQISNRGKGVHQGDGYSDHFPLTAIFHTVND, from the coding sequence CTGTATGGCGAAGAAAACCTCTTTGATGCTAAGGTGGATGGCACAGAGTACGAAGAGTACAAACCCAACAACAAACATGGCTGGAATGAAGCAATGTTGCAGATCAAAATTGCACATATTGCTCGCGTCATTTCTGACATGGATGCCGATATTATCGCTTTAGCCGAAGTTGAGAACAAAGTTGTTCTGGAAAAACTCAATGCGGCGTTGGGGGCAAAAGCATATCCGTATCTTTTTTACCCTAATAAAAAAGAGCGCGTTAATATCGAAACAGCGCTTCTTTCACGCTTTCCGATAGAAAAAACTGCGACGATAGCCATTAAGGATCAAGCTAGAGGCATTCATCGTATTACGCTAAAAATTGAGAACAAGCGTTTAGATGTTTATATCAACCATTGGCCTGCACAAAAAGAGAAAGAAGAAGAGCGGCTTCTTTACGCAACAACACTGCACAATGCTCTGTTAAAAGAAGAGGGCAGAGAGTATGTGCTTTTGGGCGATTTTAACTCACCGTATCAGGTTCAGAAAGATTGGGGTATGGGTTTTGTCAATGTTCTCAAGACTGGAGATAAAAGTGCGCTCTTCTATAACCTTTGGTATGACCTGCCTCAAGATAAGCGCTACTCGCACAGTTATGGCAAACAAAAGGCGACATTAGATCATATTGTTATTCCAAAAACACTGAGTGATGGCAAAGGGATTGACTATAATCCTTCCTCACTTACCGTCTTTTCACGTCCTTATATGCTCGATGAACAAGGCAATCCAAATCGTTGGCAAATAAGCAATAGAGGTAAAGGTGTACACCAAGGCGATGGGTATTCAGATCATTTCCCTCTAACTGCGATTTTCCATACAGTAAACGATTAG
- the glyS gene encoding glycine--tRNA ligase subunit beta → MIKPLLIEIGVEELPAIPFLKELPNIETLWLDILEKNALACEFKFYYTPRRLVLWHEAFPTQQNEREEEFFGAPLSVALKDGEPTPAALGFAKKCGVEFSEISRGQKDGKEVLYYKKTIAGQASKHLLQAMIESFIKGLNFGKSMRWGFLEESFIRPIRWFGCMLGDEHIPFSLFGIESTPFSYPHRTISYEPFAYMFAGDYFDRLSERGVVLYPTKREEIILNDFKAIEKKEGIHIEIDEDLLAEVVAITEYPKALIGSFEERFLRLPPEVIITSMKENQRYFPVFKDGKLTNRFIVVSNAISDDYDLIVRGNEKVLRARLSDALFFLDNDLKHGLSYEGLKDITYLDGLGSLLDKELREKAIATYLTSKYQTALLAQNARLNASSLTALMDKSVMYSKSDLLSEMVYEFTELQGLMGYYYATTSGEDELFALALKEQYLPNSEESALPSTLFSSIVALSSKLDSLIALFSIDKIPTGNKDPYALRRAVNGIVKIVLDQGIAFDIKHDLKALSASYKAFDFEVLETFFLERMYQFFDVNPSIISAVISSGEREIVKLSQKIKALASIVQDDGFKEMFSTFKRVANIIKNMDVKAEIAVDEKLFDNNYEKELYNAFKAITSKTYNSFEENLDALFALKPQIDAFFDNVMVNTEDLSVRANRQNLIASVYNAFKSIADIKEISI, encoded by the coding sequence ATGATCAAACCCCTTTTGATAGAGATAGGCGTCGAAGAACTTCCTGCGATCCCTTTTTTGAAAGAACTTCCCAATATTGAAACATTATGGCTTGATATTTTAGAGAAAAATGCGCTTGCGTGCGAGTTTAAATTTTACTACACACCACGTCGTTTAGTCCTCTGGCATGAAGCGTTTCCGACACAGCAAAATGAGCGTGAAGAGGAATTCTTTGGAGCACCTCTTTCGGTTGCACTCAAAGATGGTGAGCCAACTCCCGCTGCACTTGGTTTTGCTAAAAAGTGTGGTGTTGAATTTAGTGAAATTTCTCGTGGTCAAAAAGATGGCAAAGAGGTTCTTTACTATAAAAAAACCATTGCAGGTCAAGCATCAAAACATCTTCTTCAAGCAATGATTGAGAGTTTTATCAAAGGGCTAAACTTTGGAAAGTCTATGCGTTGGGGCTTTTTGGAAGAGAGTTTCATTCGTCCAATTCGTTGGTTCGGCTGTATGCTAGGCGATGAGCATATTCCTTTCTCCCTTTTTGGTATCGAATCCACGCCATTTTCTTACCCGCACAGAACCATCTCTTATGAGCCATTTGCGTATATGTTTGCAGGGGACTATTTTGACAGACTCAGCGAGCGTGGCGTAGTGCTTTACCCTACAAAACGTGAAGAGATTATTTTAAATGATTTTAAAGCGATTGAGAAAAAAGAGGGAATTCACATCGAAATTGATGAAGACCTTTTAGCGGAAGTTGTAGCGATTACCGAGTATCCAAAAGCATTGATTGGTAGTTTTGAAGAGCGATTTTTGCGTTTACCTCCCGAAGTTATCATCACTTCAATGAAAGAGAACCAACGTTATTTCCCTGTCTTTAAAGATGGTAAACTGACCAACCGTTTCATCGTGGTTTCAAACGCCATTAGCGATGATTACGACTTAATCGTTAGAGGCAATGAAAAAGTTCTTCGCGCACGTCTTTCTGACGCACTCTTCTTCTTGGACAATGACCTTAAACACGGTTTGAGCTATGAAGGGCTTAAAGACATCACCTACCTTGATGGGTTGGGCTCACTTTTGGATAAAGAGCTTCGAGAAAAAGCGATAGCAACGTACTTAACCAGCAAATACCAAACAGCGCTTCTTGCCCAAAATGCGCGTCTTAATGCTTCAAGTTTAACGGCACTTATGGACAAATCTGTTATGTATAGCAAAAGTGATCTTTTAAGTGAGATGGTGTATGAGTTTACTGAACTTCAAGGCTTAATGGGTTACTACTATGCGACTACTTCGGGTGAAGATGAGCTCTTCGCACTAGCGCTTAAAGAGCAGTACCTGCCAAATTCAGAAGAGAGTGCGCTTCCAAGTACACTTTTTAGCTCAATTGTGGCTCTTTCTTCCAAGCTTGATTCACTCATTGCACTCTTTAGTATCGATAAAATTCCAACAGGAAACAAAGACCCATATGCGCTTCGCCGTGCGGTGAATGGTATCGTTAAAATTGTACTGGATCAAGGCATAGCTTTTGATATCAAACACGATCTTAAAGCGTTGAGTGCATCGTATAAAGCATTTGATTTTGAAGTTTTAGAGACATTCTTCTTAGAGCGAATGTACCAATTCTTTGATGTTAACCCTTCTATCATCAGCGCTGTTATTAGCAGTGGTGAGCGTGAGATCGTGAAGCTTTCTCAAAAGATCAAAGCTCTTGCAAGCATTGTTCAAGATGACGGTTTTAAAGAGATGTTTTCAACCTTCAAACGTGTCGCTAACATCATCAAAAATATGGATGTCAAAGCTGAAATTGCCGTGGATGAAAAACTCTTCGATAACAACTATGAAAAAGAGCTTTACAACGCTTTTAAAGCTATTACCTCAAAAACATATAACTCGTTTGAAGAAAATCTTGACGCACTTTTTGCTCTCAAACCACAAATCGATGCGTTCTTTGATAACGTTATGGTGAATACCGAAGATTTAAGTGTAAGAGCCAATCGTCAAAATCTTATTGCTTCGGTTTACAATGCGTTTAAATCGATTGCAGATATTAAAGAGATCAGTATCTAA
- a CDS encoding phosphoribosylaminoimidazole synthetase produces the protein MICAEKLQRLMLAVVLLVACCLMSTGSVYGTMLLGFVIAMIIIWAITDFCPSIWLFTKLVGHCKSSR, from the coding sequence ATGATCTGTGCTGAAAAACTCCAACGTTTGATGCTGGCAGTTGTCTTGTTGGTCGCATGCTGTTTAATGAGCACAGGCTCAGTTTACGGCACAATGTTGCTAGGCTTTGTCATCGCGATGATAATCATCTGGGCAATTACCGATTTTTGTCCTTCCATTTGGCTTTTTACAAAACTCGTAGGTCACTGTAAAAGTAGTCGATAA
- a CDS encoding adenine-specific methyltransferase EcoRI family protein — translation MANANLTSAKSAKKDEFYTQLSDIERELKHYKDHFKDKVVYCNCDDPRISNFFHYFSYNFEKLGLKKLITTCYKNQERDLFSENKSEKAIYLEYAGDKDGNNVPDIEEIGTHQLKGDGDFRSEESIELLRQADIVVTNPPFSLFREYVAQLIAYEKKFIIIGHQNAISYKEIFKLVKENKIWLGYGFKGGASHFINKHYEDYATATDKKEGMIRVSGVVWFTNLDISKRHEDLNLYKSYSPKEYTFYENFYAINVDKTKDIPIDYEGYMGVPITFLDKYNPEQFEIHGLGIANSGLEIGVQPYKPEHKKYRKEIQKRGAVDGDLYMLIDGIVNVPYARIIIRNKKL, via the coding sequence GTGGCAAATGCAAATCTGACAAGTGCAAAAAGCGCAAAAAAAGATGAATTTTATACACAACTTTCAGATATTGAAAGAGAATTAAAACACTATAAAGACCATTTCAAAGATAAAGTAGTTTACTGTAATTGTGATGATCCTCGTATAAGTAATTTCTTTCACTATTTTTCTTATAACTTTGAAAAATTAGGACTTAAAAAACTTATCACTACATGTTATAAAAATCAAGAAAGAGATTTGTTTAGTGAAAACAAATCTGAAAAGGCCATTTATCTGGAATATGCAGGTGATAAAGATGGCAATAATGTGCCCGACATTGAAGAAATAGGAACACATCAATTAAAAGGTGATGGAGATTTTAGAAGTGAAGAAAGCATTGAACTTTTAAGACAAGCAGACATTGTAGTCACTAATCCACCATTTTCACTTTTTAGAGAATATGTGGCACAGCTTATAGCTTATGAAAAAAAATTTATTATTATTGGACATCAAAATGCAATTTCATACAAAGAAATATTTAAATTAGTAAAAGAAAATAAAATATGGCTTGGTTATGGATTCAAAGGTGGTGCAAGCCATTTTATTAACAAGCATTATGAAGATTATGCTACAGCTACAGATAAAAAAGAAGGGATGATAAGAGTTTCTGGTGTCGTATGGTTTACAAACTTAGATATTTCAAAAAGACATGAAGATTTAAATCTATATAAATCCTATAGCCCTAAAGAATATACATTTTATGAAAATTTTTATGCAATAAATGTTGATAAAACAAAAGATATACCCATTGATTATGAAGGATATATGGGTGTACCAATTACATTTTTAGATAAATATAATCCTGAACAATTTGAGATTCATGGATTAGGTATTGCAAATTCAGGTTTAGAGATAGGTGTTCAACCATATAAACCAGAACATAAAAAATATCGTAAAGAAATCCAAAAAAGAGGTGCTGTTGATGGAGATTTGTATATGTTAATAGATGGTATTGTTAATGTTCCATATGCACGAATAATTATAAGGAATAAAAAGCTATGA
- a CDS encoding tyrosine-type recombinase/integrase, translating into MLLQNAIEDFRFHCKYEKNLNSKTLRAYDIDLTQFLEIFYTYEVQKIDKYNLKDYVEKLYDNNYKIKTIKRKLAVIKALFNYLEFDEIIEVNPFRKLRVALKEPKMLPKALDLKEIQVILKYLYMHKQKHQLKDTCNYKLLVRDILTIEMLFATGVRVSELSNLKINEINIKTGMIKIFGKGSKERIIQICDHEVLSLLKEYVKLFNLENKKGFFLLNRLDKRFSEQGIRLMVQKHQEQVNASKHITPHMFRHSFATLLLEEGVDVRYIQNMLGHASISTTQIYTKVNTKHQRKILNTKHPRKHLSFIA; encoded by the coding sequence ATGCTATTACAAAATGCTATTGAAGATTTTCGATTTCATTGTAAATATGAAAAAAATTTAAACTCAAAGACTTTGAGAGCCTATGATATTGATCTTACCCAATTTTTAGAGATATTTTACACCTATGAGGTACAAAAAATTGACAAATATAACTTAAAGGATTATGTCGAAAAACTCTATGACAATAATTATAAAATTAAAACAATCAAAAGAAAGCTTGCAGTTATAAAAGCACTTTTCAATTATTTGGAATTTGATGAAATAATAGAAGTAAATCCGTTCAGAAAACTTAGAGTAGCCCTTAAAGAGCCAAAAATGCTGCCAAAGGCATTGGATTTAAAAGAGATTCAAGTGATACTAAAATATCTTTACATGCATAAGCAAAAGCACCAGCTTAAAGATACATGCAATTATAAATTATTGGTAAGAGATATTTTAACGATAGAGATGCTATTCGCTACAGGAGTAAGAGTATCCGAGCTATCAAATTTAAAAATCAATGAAATAAACATCAAAACAGGAATGATAAAAATATTTGGAAAAGGATCAAAAGAACGAATCATTCAAATTTGTGATCATGAGGTCTTATCTTTACTAAAAGAGTATGTAAAACTTTTTAATTTAGAAAATAAAAAAGGTTTTTTTCTGCTCAATAGACTAGATAAAAGATTTTCAGAGCAAGGAATAAGATTAATGGTCCAAAAACATCAAGAGCAAGTAAATGCCTCAAAGCATATTACTCCACATATGTTTAGGCATTCTTTTGCAACCTTACTTTTAGAAGAAGGTGTTGATGTAAGATATATTCAAAACATGCTAGGGCATGCTTCTATCTCAACGACTCAAATTTATACCAAAGTTAATACAAAACATCAAAGAAAAATCCTCAATACGAAACATCCAAGAAAACATCTTTCTTTCATCGCTTAA